The nucleotide window AAATGGTTATTGGATTATTTTGCAGAACTTTTTATACTTcactatttagaaaaataaaaataaaaaaagcatagGGAGATACAATACTACTTCCCAACTAAAGAAAATCcctgtttaaatattttgttttgtctgaAAGACAGGACTCCTGGGGGGGTCTTTCATTACTCTGAAACAATGGATGTCTACTGCTGTTGCGGCCAGCAGTACTAATAGCTCCCTGGGTGAGATTTGAATAAGCAAGAAAATGTGTTAACAAAGAGCACACAAATGGAATCTGCTGGCCACTTGCCCACCAAGGAGCACAGCATTATGTGAGTCCGCTGGGTCGAAGGGTAGTTAATCCTTTAAACTGGAGCTGGTTGGCCCTCTCTCTGAGATGGGTCTTAGCGCTCACTGAGTACTGGCAAATGCCAGTCCCCTATCCAGGCTCCAGGCTCGGGCGCAGTCCCCTGCCTCTTTACACAGGGTCGTTAGGAATACCTAGTCCTGAAACCTGGAGACTCTGCTCACGCCCTGACTCCGCCCTCCTCGGTGGAGTTGTTTGCTGCCCTACCCGCCGAGTCTGGCCACGCCCTCACGCTGCGCCCGAGTCTTCCCGGGATACGCTCGCTCCCCCAGTCTCCGCCCACCCCATCCCAGAGACGCGCCGGCGCGCCGGCCTTAAAAACGGCTTTGTGGGCCGGAACTCTCACAACTGCTCCGACCTCTGTGTGCGGCGTTTTCTTCTCCTGGACATCGGCGCTTCCGTGGACACGCACGTCCTGCGTGGCCTCTGTGCGCACCTTAGCCGAGCCTAGCAGAACGGAGCCCAACCTTTCCAAGCTGTTCGCCATGGTGGACGAGCTGGTCCTGCTGCTGCACGCTCTCCTGGTGCGCCACCGCGCCCTGAGCCTCGAGAACAGTCAGCTCATGGAACAGCTGCGGCTGCTGGTCTGCGAGAGGGCCACCCTGCTGCGCCAGGTACGTCCGCCGAGCTGCCCGGTGCCTTTCCCCGAGACGTTTAACGGCGAGAGCTCGCGTCTCCCCGAGTTTATCGTGCAGACGACGTCTTACATGCTCGTCAACGAGAACCGGTTCTGCAACGACGCCATGAAAGTGGCATTCCTAATCAGCCTGCTCACCGGGGAAGCTGAGGAGTGGGTGGTGCCCTACATTGAGATGGATAGCCCCATCCTGAGTGATTACCAGGCCTTCCTCGAAGAGCTGAAACAGTGCTTTGGCTGGGATGAggaagaagaaggtgaagaagaaggcGAAGAAGAAGGCGAAGGAGAAGGCGAAGGAGAAGGCGAAGGAGAaggtgaagaggaggaagagtatGGTTACTAGGCCTGGAGACCCTCTGGCCTAGGGGGTTGGGCCCTGCACGCGGCCACCCTGAGCCCCCCATTCTGCTCCGCCCCTCCCACAGCTCCTTGCTTCTCCTAGCCCCCCGACCttcttccctgcctctgccctccggTTCTTTCCCTTCACTTCCTGTAGTGCTTGCCTTTGTTCCAAGAACTGTGCTCCAGTTACCTGCTGCAGGGACCGGGAGTTATCTCTGAAGCTCGCTGCCATCCACTGTGGCCAGCCCCAGGACGCACCCCTGCTACTTTGGACTGTGTACTAAGCCCCAGCTGGTCAGACAGTGCGCATCCCTGCCAACTGCCAGGCCTACATCTGCCCAGAGACCTGCGCTGCCTCTACTCCACCGTCCACTACATTCCAGCAACAGACCACCACCGCCTTTGGAGATGAGGACCAGCCTAGAAGATGCCTGCATTGGCTGCACCTCCTTGGACATTGATATGGACATCTCACCAACCCCTGAAGGGGGGCCAGTCTTTCAACCTGGTTAGTTTCATGCCTATTCCCAGAGTCCCCCCTCCCTCACCATATAGCTGCAGGGGCCTAGTGTTCCTGGCAGCCAAATTGTTGACAT belongs to Phyllostomus discolor isolate MPI-MPIP mPhyDis1 chromosome X, mPhyDis1.pri.v3, whole genome shotgun sequence and includes:
- the LDOC1 gene encoding protein LDOC1 isoform X1 translates to MVDELVLLLHALLVRHRALSLENSQLMEQLRLLVCERATLLRQVRPPSCPVPFPETFNGESSRLPEFIVQTTSYMLVNENRFCNDAMKVAFLISLLTGEAEEWVVPYIEMDSPILSDYQAFLEELKQCFGWDEEEEGEGEGEEEEEYGY
- the LDOC1 gene encoding protein LDOC1 isoform X4 yields the protein MVDELVLLLHALLVRHRALSLENSQLMEQLRLLVCERATLLRQVRPPSCPVPFPETFNGESSRLPEFIVQTTSYMLVNENRFCNDAMKVAFLISLLTGEAEEWVVPYIEMDSPILSDYQAFLEELKQCFGWDEEEEGEEEEEYGY
- the LDOC1 gene encoding protein LDOC1 isoform X3; amino-acid sequence: MVDELVLLLHALLVRHRALSLENSQLMEQLRLLVCERATLLRQVRPPSCPVPFPETFNGESSRLPEFIVQTTSYMLVNENRFCNDAMKVAFLISLLTGEAEEWVVPYIEMDSPILSDYQAFLEELKQCFGWDEEEEGEEEEEYGY
- the LDOC1 gene encoding protein LDOC1 isoform X2, with the translated sequence MVDELVLLLHALLVRHRALSLENSQLMEQLRLLVCERATLLRQVRPPSCPVPFPETFNGESSRLPEFIVQTTSYMLVNENRFCNDAMKVAFLISLLTGEAEEWVVPYIEMDSPILSDYQAFLEELKQCFGWDEEEEEGEEEEEYGY